CTGGGCCGAGCAGCGGCATCTGCCGCGCATCTCCGGCCACCGCCAGGGGGTGCGGGTCGTGCGTGACATTGTCAAGGAGTGTCATCGTCTCGGCATCGACTATCTTACCCTGTATGCCTTCAGTTCCGAAAACTGGGGGCGTCCGGAAGAAGAGGTGTCGGCGCTCATGGACCTGCTCGGCCGCTATCTGCAGTCCGAGCTCGAGCTGATGCTCAAAAACAGGATCAGCCTGCGGGTTATCGGCGAACTCGATCGTCTGCCACCGGGGGTGCGGTCGGCTCTTAAAGAGACGGTCGAGCGAACCCGGAACAACGGCGACATGGTGTTGACCCTGGCTCTTTCCTACGGGGCCCGAAACGAGCTGGTTCGGGCGGTGCGGAAGATCGCCGCCAAGGTCCAGGCCGGATTGCTGCTGCCCGGCGAGATTACGGAAAGAACGTTCGCCGACTGTCTCGATACCGCTGGGATGCCCGATCCCGACCTGCTCATCCGGACCAGTGGGGAAATGCGGGTCAGCAACTTTCTTCTCTGGCAGCTTGCCTATGCCGAGATGGTTTTCACTCCGGTGCTCTGGCCGGATTTCAACGAGGACGAATTGCACAGATGCCTCGAAGAATACAGCTCTCGGGAACGTCGTTTCGGCTTGACCCACGACCAGGTGGCCGGTTTGCGGCCCGAGGGCAGGAGGGTGAACCATTAAGCAGCGCATCATTACCGGGGCCGTTGCACTGCCCCTGATCATACTCTTTCTGGCCTATACCGGGCCGGGGCTCCTTCTCGTTCTCGTCTGCACGATCAGCATCCTCGGGCAGTTCGAATTTCAGAAGATGGCGCAGGGGGCGTCGCTGGCGGCGGCCAACCTGGTCGCTGTCGTCGGCGGTTCGCTCTTTGTCCTGCTGGCCGGGCTGCAGCTGTACGTCTGGTCCCTGCTGGCGCTGACCCTGCTGTCCTTTCTGCTTTTCAGCCTCTTTCTCTTCCAGCGACGCGACCTGCGGCAGATCGCTCATGACTGTGCCGTCACGCTGATGGGAGTCGTCTATCTCGCTTTTCCCCTCGCCTTGATGGTCGAGCTGTTTCGTCAGCCGAACGGTCGGCAGTGGATCTTCTTTGTCCTGCTGACCGTCATGCTTTCCGACACCTGCGCCTACTTCGTCGGCTCCAGGTGGGGGAGAAAACCTCTCTATCCCAGTGTCAGCCCCAACAAGAGCGTCGAAGGCGCCGTTGGCGGACTGCTGGGGGCGCTGGTCGGTGGCGGCGTGGCAGTAGCAACCTTTTTCCCCTCGCTCGGTCTGCTTGCCCTGCCGGTAGCCCTTTTTCTCAGCGTCTGCGGGCAGGTTGGCGATCTGTTCGAATCCCTGCTCAAGCGCAGTTTCGGGGTCAAGGATTCCGGCACCATGATACCCGGCCACGGCGGCCTGCTCGACCGGCTCGACAGCCTGCTGTTCGCCTTTCCCGGCGCCCTTTTCTGCGCCTTGACCGGTAGCGCCCTCGGAGTCTGGTAATGAGCAGGGGACTGGCCATACTCGGCGCGACAGGCTCCATCGGTTGTTCGACCTTGGAGATTGTCGATGCCTATCCCGACCGCTTCCGGGTGGTCAGCCTCACCGGTGGCAGGAACCTGCGGCGTCTGGCCGAGCAGGTGCGTCGCTACCGTCCCCGCATGGTGGCGGTTCTGGGGATGGAGGATGCGGATCGTCTGAGGGCCGAACTTGGCGGCGATTGCCCAGAAATCGGCTACGGCGAGGAGGGAATGGTGCGCTGCGCGACCGCTGACGAGGCCGACCTTGTGGTTTCCGCCATTGTCGGTTCGGCCGGCCTGGTGCCGACGCTCAGGGCGATCGAGGCCGGCAAGGACGTGGCCCTGGCCAACAAGGAGACCCTGGTTGCGGCCGGTCCGGTGGTGATGCGGGCCGTGCGGGAGAACGGGGTCAGGCTCTACCCGGTCGACAGCGAGCATTCAGCGATCTTTCAGGCTCTGCAGGGCCAGCAGGGAAACACCATCCGCCGCATCATCCTGACAGCCTCCGGAGGACCGTTCCGCGACTGGCCGCTCGAGAAACTGCGGCAGGTGACGCGCGAGCAGGCCCTCGACCATCCCAACTGGTCGATGGGGCCGAAGATCACCATCGATTCGGCCACCATGATGAACAAGGGCCTCGAGGTGATCGAGGCGAGCTGGCTTTTCGGTCTGGAAGCGGACCGTATCGCCGTTCACATCCATCCGCAGAGCATCGTCCATTCGATGGTCGAATATCTGGATGGGTCGGTGATCGCCCAGATGGGGGTTCCCGACATGAAGGCCCCCATCGCCTATGCTCTGGCCTATCCCGAGCGGCTGGAGCTGCCCATGCCGCATCTCGATCTCTGCCGGCTCGGTCAGCTGACCTTCCAGCAGCCCGATCCCGACAGGTTCGCCTGTCTCGCCCTGGCCTACCGGGCCCTGGAGCTGGGCGGGACGGCTCCAGCAGTGCTGAACGCGGCGAACGAAGTCGCCGTTGCGGCCTTTCTGCGGGAAGAGGTCGGCTTCCTCGACATTCCGGAGCTGATTCGCGAGGCACTCGAGCGGCACGAGGTCGGCAGGCTCACGACAGTTGATGATGCACTGGCCGCCGATCGCTGGGGGCGTCAGGAGGTGCGCAAACTGATGCTGGAAAGGGGTTCTGAACGCCTATGATCTACCTCGTCTCCGGAATCATCATGCTCGGGATTCTGATCTTTGTTCATGAATTCGGGCATTTCTGCGTCGCCAAGTGGAGCGGTGTCAAGGTTCTGAAGTTTTCCCTCGGTTTCGGACCGAAGATCGTCTCCCGGCAATGGGGCGAGACGGTCTACCAGCTCAGTCTGATTCCTTTGGGCGGCTACGTGCAGATGCTCGGCGAGGGGAGCGGGCAGGGGGACGAGCAGCCCGTCGATCCGGCCGACCGCGGCCGCTCGTTCGCCGAAAAGCCGCTGGCCAGGCGGACCGCCATCGTCGCCGCCGGGCCGCTGATGAACCTTCTGCTCCCCTTCGTGCTGCTGCCGGTCGCCTACATGATCGGCGTCAATGTCCCGGCCTTTCTCGACCGCAAGCCCTGCGCCGGCTACGTCTATCAGGAAAGTCCCGCTGCCCGGGCCGGCTTCCGCGCCGGCGACTGCATCCTGGCCATCGACGGCAAGAAGGTGGAGAGCTGGAACGAGGCCAACCAGGCGCTGGTGGGAGCCGCCGGCGGTCATGTCGAGGTTCGCATTCTGCGCGCCGGTGAAGAGAAGGTTCTTGCTCTTTCGGCGGATGTGGCCAATGTCGAGGACCTGCAGCTGCGCAACCTCGGCATCTTCCCCGTGCGCGAGGCCGTTGTCGGTGCCGTCATGAAGGGACTTCCCGCCGAGGAGGCCGGGCTGCGCGCCGGAGACCGGATTCTTGCCATCGACGGAACCCCGGTGCGCTCCTGGTACGATCTGACGACCCTGATTCAGCAGGGCGGAGGCCAGACGCTCAGCATCCGTCTGCAGCGCGGCGATCGGGAATTTACTGTCGAACTGAAGCCGGAAAAACAGCCGGAGCAGGGGCGCTTTTTGATCGGTATCGAGCCGCAGGTCGATACCGTCTTCAAGAAATATGGTCCCGTCGACGCCATCGACGCCGGTTTTGATCAGGCGATGGAAATCATCTCCCTGACCCTGGTCTTCATTCAGAAGCTGTTCAGCGGCCAGGTTTCGACCCAGAATATCGGCGGTCCCATCATGGTCTTCCAGATGGCGGGGCAGGCGGCCCAGACGGGGGTGACCACGGTTCTCACCATGCTGGCCTTCCTCAGCATCCAGCTCGGCATTCTCAACCTGCTGCCCATTCCGATTCTCGATGGCGGCCACCTCTTCTTCTACTTCTGCGAATTCGTCTTTCGCAAGCCGCTGTCGATGCGGGCGCGCGAACTGGCCCAGCAGATCGGTCTGGCCCTGCTGATCATGCTGATGATTCTGGCCTTTTACAACGACATCAATCGCATGGACTGGGTGCAGAAGTTCTTCGGCCTGGTTTTTGGAGGCTGAGATGGGGGGCAGGGTTCTGGTCGTCGACACCTCGACGCCGGCCGGCAGCGTCGCCCTGTGCGAAGACGGCCGGGTGCTGGCCGAGTATTTCCGGCGTCTGCCCGGCACCCATACCGACTGGCTGCTGGCGGCCGTCGATCGCCTTCTCGCCGACGCCGGCACGACACTGGGGGAACTGTCGCTGCTCGCCGTGGTGCAGGGACCGGGGTCGTTCACCGGCCTGAGGGTCGGCATTGCGACGGTCAAGGGACTGGCCATGGCCGCCGGTCTGCCGGTGATCGGGCTGTCGTCCCTGGAGCTGCTCGCGGCTGCTGTCCCCTTTGCCCGCATGCCGGTCTGCGCTCTGCTGGATGCCCGCAAGAAAGAGGTCTATGCGGCGCTGTTCGATACCGCCAATGGACTGCCCGTGCCCCTGGGAGTCGAGCGGGTTCTGCCGCCGGAACGGCTGGCCGGAGAACTGGACGGCGATATCCTCTTTGTCGGCGAAGGGGCCGAGGTCTACCGTGCTTTTCTTGCGAAGCG
This portion of the Geothermobacter ehrlichii genome encodes:
- a CDS encoding isoprenyl transferase, with protein sequence MSGSAFHVNFQGHQFQKNLPASTADQVVFMHIPRHLAIIMDGNGRWAEQRHLPRISGHRQGVRVVRDIVKECHRLGIDYLTLYAFSSENWGRPEEEVSALMDLLGRYLQSELELMLKNRISLRVIGELDRLPPGVRSALKETVERTRNNGDMVLTLALSYGARNELVRAVRKIAAKVQAGLLLPGEITERTFADCLDTAGMPDPDLLIRTSGEMRVSNFLLWQLAYAEMVFTPVLWPDFNEDELHRCLEEYSSRERRFGLTHDQVAGLRPEGRRVNH
- a CDS encoding 1-deoxy-D-xylulose-5-phosphate reductoisomerase, producing the protein MSRGLAILGATGSIGCSTLEIVDAYPDRFRVVSLTGGRNLRRLAEQVRRYRPRMVAVLGMEDADRLRAELGGDCPEIGYGEEGMVRCATADEADLVVSAIVGSAGLVPTLRAIEAGKDVALANKETLVAAGPVVMRAVRENGVRLYPVDSEHSAIFQALQGQQGNTIRRIILTASGGPFRDWPLEKLRQVTREQALDHPNWSMGPKITIDSATMMNKGLEVIEASWLFGLEADRIAVHIHPQSIVHSMVEYLDGSVIAQMGVPDMKAPIAYALAYPERLELPMPHLDLCRLGQLTFQQPDPDRFACLALAYRALELGGTAPAVLNAANEVAVAAFLREEVGFLDIPELIREALERHEVGRLTTVDDALAADRWGRQEVRKLMLERGSERL
- the tsaB gene encoding tRNA (adenosine(37)-N6)-threonylcarbamoyltransferase complex dimerization subunit type 1 TsaB; the protein is MGGRVLVVDTSTPAGSVALCEDGRVLAEYFRRLPGTHTDWLLAAVDRLLADAGTTLGELSLLAVVQGPGSFTGLRVGIATVKGLAMAAGLPVIGLSSLELLAAAVPFARMPVCALLDARKKEVYAALFDTANGLPVPLGVERVLPPERLAGELDGDILFVGEGAEVYRAFLAKRLGARAHFAGAAFQLPRASFGGRLALAKEAAGEAVSAAVLRPVYIRSSEAELARKGGVAC
- the rseP gene encoding RIP metalloprotease RseP; the encoded protein is MIYLVSGIIMLGILIFVHEFGHFCVAKWSGVKVLKFSLGFGPKIVSRQWGETVYQLSLIPLGGYVQMLGEGSGQGDEQPVDPADRGRSFAEKPLARRTAIVAAGPLMNLLLPFVLLPVAYMIGVNVPAFLDRKPCAGYVYQESPAARAGFRAGDCILAIDGKKVESWNEANQALVGAAGGHVEVRILRAGEEKVLALSADVANVEDLQLRNLGIFPVREAVVGAVMKGLPAEEAGLRAGDRILAIDGTPVRSWYDLTTLIQQGGGQTLSIRLQRGDREFTVELKPEKQPEQGRFLIGIEPQVDTVFKKYGPVDAIDAGFDQAMEIISLTLVFIQKLFSGQVSTQNIGGPIMVFQMAGQAAQTGVTTVLTMLAFLSIQLGILNLLPIPILDGGHLFFYFCEFVFRKPLSMRARELAQQIGLALLIMLMILAFYNDINRMDWVQKFFGLVFGG
- a CDS encoding phosphatidate cytidylyltransferase; amino-acid sequence: MTGAVALPLIILFLAYTGPGLLLVLVCTISILGQFEFQKMAQGASLAAANLVAVVGGSLFVLLAGLQLYVWSLLALTLLSFLLFSLFLFQRRDLRQIAHDCAVTLMGVVYLAFPLALMVELFRQPNGRQWIFFVLLTVMLSDTCAYFVGSRWGRKPLYPSVSPNKSVEGAVGGLLGALVGGGVAVATFFPSLGLLALPVALFLSVCGQVGDLFESLLKRSFGVKDSGTMIPGHGGLLDRLDSLLFAFPGALFCALTGSALGVW